Part of the Caulifigura coniformis genome, CGCACCTGCTCCGCCGCTCATCAATGGCATCCCGGCGCAGGCGTCCGCAATGAACGCCAGATGGACGTCGTTGAGGGCATCGATCACGGCGAAGGGTGCCTCGCTCAATGCCCGGAGTGCGGATTGGATGGCCGCCGGACCTTGCACGACGACGTCATGTGAAATCAGACCGACTGGTCGTGCTGTCTGACGCGACAGCACCCGGACCAGGTCGGCGTCGGTCATGGGATTGAGGGGATGCCGTTCCATGCCCGATTCATGGAGCAACCGCCCGTGGACGAACAGGTGGCCCTGGTAGACGGTCCTTCCCACGGCCGGAGTGGCTGGGCAAACGATCGACTGCCTCGCGTCGAGCGCGTGAACCAACGCATCCAGAACGGGACCGATGTTTCCCCGGTCGGTCGAATCGAACGTGGAGCAATATTTGAAGTAGAACCGCCGAATCCCCGCGCGTTGCAGGGGTCGAAGGGCCTGCAGCGATCGGGCGATGGCGAGATCGGCCGCGATCGAGCGGGTTTTGAGCCCGATGACCAGGGCGTCGCAGTCTCGGGGGACCTCGACCGGGTCGGGAACCTCAAAGCAGATCGCAACCCGCATGCCGGCGGCAGCGAGCCCTCCGGCGACGTCGGAGGCCCCGGTGAAGTCATCGGCGATGCAGCCGAGCAACGGCGTGCGAGGCCGGCCAGGGTGTGGACTGTCGGTCGTCATGCCGAAAGGATGGCGATCCTGAAGGGTTTGTTCGATTCGCCAAACGCGAATCTTCAGCCAGGAATGGTTAAGTCTTTCCGCAAGCAGGATCTTGCGTGACGGCCCATGGCGTCCGTAGGCTGAGGGGGCTGCGGCGCAGCACCTGATCTGACCGAAAAGTCGTTCCGACCTGAGTGCCGATGCAGACGTCGCCCTGCTCCCATCACCCCGAATTGCCTGTGTCCAGAGCCGGCCGACTGCGATACAAGGACCTGAGCCTGACGCAACTGCGGAGCTTCTGCGAAGTGTGCAGGCTCGGCGGGTTCACTGCGGCCGCGAAGGCGATGAGGCTC contains:
- the otnK gene encoding 3-oxo-tetronate kinase, with product MTTDSPHPGRPRTPLLGCIADDFTGASDVAGGLAAAGMRVAICFEVPDPVEVPRDCDALVIGLKTRSIAADLAIARSLQALRPLQRAGIRRFYFKYCSTFDSTDRGNIGPVLDALVHALDARQSIVCPATPAVGRTVYQGHLFVHGRLLHESGMERHPLNPMTDADLVRVLSRQTARPVGLISHDVVVQGPAAIQSALRALSEAPFAVIDALNDVHLAFIADACAGMPLMSGGAGAVNALPRAYRDLGLLETQVAVPDLPKAKGHAAILAGSCSNATARQISDWNRTSPSHALNLSAATPELASVLALEWARPRLANGPILIHSGADGSGVDQSRSGMIEKTMGLIAVGLIDAGVRRLIVAGGETSGSVVQALGPKMLRVGPQIDPGIPWTETTCQPTLALALKSGNFGSDDFFRKALEMLP